The bacterium sequence TTTTCCATGAACACATACAGCTGCCCCGTGTGCGACGCTGATCTCATTCTCGATGGCGACGAAGGACCCGGCAGCACCATCTACTGCTCCTATTGTAACAGCACCATCAAGATCTACAGAGCCAAGGGGAGCGACGACCTGAAACTCATGGACGACAACTGATACCATTGTCCGGGCAAAACAGGCAACAAATAGATCCCATGGACCTCCTGAATGACGCGATCCGGATCTCTCGTCTCGCCGGCGCCCTTCTCAAGGATCGGCTCTCCACCGATTTCAACATATCATACAAGGGGGAGGTCGACATCGTCACCGATGTGGACAAGGCCGCCCAGGACCTCATCGAGGGGGAGATCCGCCGCCGCTACCCCGGCCACGGCATCCTCGCCGAGGAGGGTCTGGACCTTGCGGGGAGTTCCGGATACCGATGGATCGTGGATCCCCTGGACGGCACCACCAACTATGCCCACCGTTTTCCCGTTTTTTCGGTATCCATCGCCGTGGCTCACGAGGGGGAAACCGTCTGCGGGGTCGTCTACAACCCCATCTCCGACGAAACATTCAAGGCCGTCCGGGGCAAAGGTGCCAGTCTCAACGCTCTCCCGATCAGCGTTTCCGGGACGGCCACCCTTGACCGCAGCCTCCTGGGTACCGGATTTCCCTATGACATCCGTTACACCGGCGACACAAACCTCCATCATTTCCAGAACTTCGCGGTGCGGACCCAGGGGATCCGCCGATGCGGAAGCGCTGCGCTGGACCTTTGTTTCGTGGCGTGTGGTCGTCTCGACGGGTTCTGGGAGCTGAACCTGAAACCGTGGGACATCGCGGCCGGAGCCCTGATCGTCCGGGAGGCGGGGGGCATTACCACCGATTTTGAGGACAAGGCGCTGGGTCTTGACGGATCAAGGGTCCTGGCTTCCAACAGACGCATCCACGAAGAGATGCTCGAGATTCTCGGGAGCACGCCGGGCCAGGGTCAGGACGGACACTAGGGCACCCGCCCGGACCAGGAGCCTTGCACAGGCCTTTGCCGTGGCCCCGGTCGTGTAGACATCGTCGAAAAGCATCACCCTCTTCCCTTTCACTTTCCCGATCCCCGACCCTGCGGCGAAGGAACGGGCCGCGTTTTCCAGCCTGGCCGAACGGCCCAACCCCACCTGGGGTATGCTCCCGCATTTAACGACAACATTCTCAGCCAGGGCAACACCTAACCGGCGCGCC is a genomic window containing:
- a CDS encoding inositol monophosphatase family protein gives rise to the protein MDLLNDAIRISRLAGALLKDRLSTDFNISYKGEVDIVTDVDKAAQDLIEGEIRRRYPGHGILAEEGLDLAGSSGYRWIVDPLDGTTNYAHRFPVFSVSIAVAHEGETVCGVVYNPISDETFKAVRGKGASLNALPISVSGTATLDRSLLGTGFPYDIRYTGDTNLHHFQNFAVRTQGIRRCGSAALDLCFVACGRLDGFWELNLKPWDIAAGALIVREAGGITTDFEDKALGLDGSRVLASNRRIHEEMLEILGSTPGQGQDGH